The following is a genomic window from Miltoncostaea oceani.
CGCCGCCGGGGCGGACGGGCCGCCGGAGGAGATCGCGGGCAGGGTGACCGCGCCCCCGCCGATCACGGCGACGCTCACGAGGGCCGCCACCTTCGCGCCGACGCCGCCGGCCCCGGCGAGGACCGACAGGCCCGTGACCGAGGAGCCGCCCGTCGCGGCGCCCGAGGCCGTCACCGCCGCGCCCGACGACGTCGCCGAGCCGATGATGTGGGCCGCCGTCAGGGCGGGGACGCCCGCCATCGCGGCGAGGTCGGTCTGGCGGCGGCCGATCGCCCCCTGGAAGCCGGCGCACGCGGCGCAGGTGCTGAGGTGGCTGCGGAGGCGGCGGGAGCGGATCACGCGGCCGTCGCCGTCCGAGACCGTCCGCCGCACGTCGGCGCAGGGGAGGTCGCGGCCGAGGTCCATGTCGTGGAGGGCCTCGCGGGCCTCGCGGATGAGGTGCTTCGCCGTGCCGGTCGTGGCCCCCTCGCCGAGCTTGTCGGCGATCTCGCGGTGCGACATCCCGCCGAGCTCGCGCAGCAGCAGCGCGGTGCGGGGCCGCTCGCCGAGGCTGCCGAGGTCCTCGCGCAGGCGCCGCATGCGGTCCCGCGACTCGCTCATCGCCTCGGGCTCGGAGCCGGGGTCCGGGGTGTCGGCCTCGAGCGACGTCCACGGGGGACGGTCACGGACGAGGTTGAGGCAGGTGTTGCGGGCGATCCGGTAGAGCCATGGCCGCAGGGCGATCGGTGTCGTCCCGCGGGAGAGGGCCCGGTGCGCCTTCAGCATCGTCGTCTGCAGCGCCTCCTCGGCGTCCTCCGCGGAGCCCGTGATGCTCCAGCAGTACCGCTGCAGCGGGTCGCGGTAGCGGGAGAACAGGTCCTCGAAGGCCCGTTCGTCACCGGCGCCGACCCGCACGGCGAGCGCCCGGTCGCGGGCGTCCGGAGCGGTACCGGCCAGGAGGGGCTGCGCAGGGC
Proteins encoded in this region:
- a CDS encoding RNA polymerase sigma factor; translation: MNPTPRPAQPLLAGTAPDARDRALAVRVGAGDERAFEDLFSRYRDPLQRYCWSITGSAEDAEEALQTTMLKAHRALSRGTTPIALRPWLYRIARNTCLNLVRDRPPWTSLEADTPDPGSEPEAMSESRDRMRRLREDLGSLGERPRTALLLRELGGMSHREIADKLGEGATTGTAKHLIREAREALHDMDLGRDLPCADVRRTVSDGDGRVIRSRRLRSHLSTCAACAGFQGAIGRRQTDLAAMAGVPALTAAHIIGSATSSGAAVTASGAATGGSSVTGLSVLAGAGGVGAKVAALVSVAVIGGGAVTLPAISSGGPSAPAAPVAHTHATTVPGTSAAPIAAPRPAAPVTTPATRVAPPSGVAGTPAVPVVAAATPHPTPGPDAAAAPVAVPAAATTPAATATAADPAPAAAPVATRVVRPRPATGGGEGRPARTGAGPPDHAGAPAGAGPPAHAGPPAHAGPPAGAGPPAHAGRPVGAGPPADAGPPADAGRPASAGPPADAGPPANAGRPADAGPPANAAQPAGTGPPATTGSSSGSGSAPSGGGGSSSSPPSTARAPASPAQAGPPSGSGAPTAAAGSGPPAGRGGRG